A single window of Candidatus Binatia bacterium DNA harbors:
- the ricT gene encoding regulatory iron-sulfur-containing complex subunit RicT codes for MSTEIPHEPEAAAAAAPAPAVVDVRFRVAGRARAFDAGTLPLQRHDLVIVQTERGPELGEVIAGPRPRWESEEGVTLPRVLRRADARDLSRAEHNRAQEQRARNVFVSLAARHKLDVKLIRVDYRFDGGKAVFYFMSETRIDFRGLVRDLAQALHTRIEMRQIGARDETRLVGGVGPCGRELCCASWLREFAAVSVKMAKEQDLSLNPSKLAGMCGRLKCCLRYEYDTYLALRRELPRVGKRVQSVKGDGEVIKHLTLKQRVLVRRDEDGLVVECSLEDLVERRPDATS; via the coding sequence ATGAGCACCGAGATCCCGCACGAGCCCGAAGCAGCGGCCGCCGCGGCGCCCGCTCCGGCGGTCGTCGACGTCCGCTTCCGGGTCGCGGGGCGCGCGCGCGCCTTCGACGCCGGCACGCTGCCGCTCCAGCGCCACGACCTGGTGATCGTGCAGACCGAGCGCGGCCCCGAGCTCGGCGAGGTGATCGCCGGCCCGCGCCCGCGCTGGGAGTCCGAGGAGGGGGTGACGCTGCCGCGCGTGCTGCGTCGCGCCGACGCCCGCGATTTGAGCCGCGCCGAGCACAATCGTGCGCAGGAGCAGCGCGCGCGCAACGTCTTCGTGTCGCTCGCCGCGCGCCACAAGCTCGACGTCAAGCTGATCCGCGTCGACTACCGCTTCGACGGCGGCAAGGCGGTCTTCTACTTCATGTCCGAGACGCGCATCGACTTCCGCGGCCTGGTGCGCGACCTCGCGCAGGCGCTGCACACGCGCATCGAGATGCGCCAGATCGGCGCGCGCGACGAGACGCGGCTCGTCGGCGGCGTCGGACCGTGCGGGCGGGAGCTGTGCTGCGCGTCCTGGCTGCGCGAGTTCGCGGCGGTGTCCGTCAAGATGGCGAAGGAGCAGGACCTGTCGCTGAACCCGTCGAAGCTCGCCGGGATGTGCGGGCGGCTCAAGTGCTGCCTGCGCTACGAGTACGACACGTACCTCGCCTTGCGCCGCGAGCTTCCACGGGTCGGGAAACGCGTGCAGAGCGTCAAGGGCGACGGTGAGGTCATCAAGCACTTGACGCTCAAGCAGCGCGTGCTCGTGCGCCGCGACGAAGACGGGCTGGTCGTCGAGTGCTCCCTCGAGGACCTGGTCGAGCGGCGTCCGGACGCGACGTCCTGA
- the holB gene encoding DNA polymerase III subunit delta' produces MTLDEIQGQERAIGLLRRALAANRLAHAFVFAGPAGVGKRATAFALAQAVLCSEAPGEGCGKCVECHLVAAGTHPDVVLEDLASAQAERASASFVSIEQVRRVSAALGLRPVRGTRKLGIIDQAERLTQDAQNALLKTLEEPRGQATLILISTNLDALLPTIRSRCQRLLFAPLADELVATLLERSGIEPAVAGRAAALAGGSLDRARELASSEGWARAEELRARLERASRLSIPDRLDLAAELSPRGERNRALQGLTTATLLELFRARMVAAASEASTKGGEDAFERLAPVRRAREQLALAYATVRDLERNANAHLAWDKLLLQLGERGRA; encoded by the coding sequence GTGACGCTCGACGAGATCCAGGGCCAGGAGCGCGCGATCGGCCTCCTGCGCCGGGCGCTCGCGGCGAACCGCCTCGCGCACGCGTTCGTGTTCGCGGGACCGGCGGGGGTCGGGAAGCGCGCGACCGCGTTCGCGCTCGCGCAGGCCGTGCTGTGCAGCGAGGCGCCCGGCGAGGGCTGCGGGAAGTGCGTCGAGTGCCACCTGGTCGCGGCCGGCACCCATCCCGACGTGGTGCTCGAGGACCTCGCGTCCGCGCAGGCCGAGCGCGCGAGCGCGAGCTTCGTGTCGATCGAGCAGGTGCGACGCGTCAGCGCCGCGCTCGGGCTCCGTCCGGTGCGGGGCACGCGCAAGCTCGGCATCATCGACCAGGCCGAGCGTCTCACGCAGGACGCGCAGAACGCGCTGCTCAAGACGCTCGAGGAGCCGCGCGGCCAGGCGACGCTGATCCTGATCTCGACCAACCTCGACGCGCTGCTGCCGACCATCCGCTCGCGCTGCCAGAGGCTACTGTTCGCGCCGCTCGCGGACGAGCTCGTGGCGACGCTGCTCGAGCGCTCGGGGATCGAGCCCGCCGTCGCGGGCCGCGCCGCCGCGCTCGCCGGCGGCAGCCTCGACCGCGCACGCGAGCTCGCGAGCAGCGAAGGCTGGGCGCGCGCCGAGGAGCTGCGGGCGCGGCTCGAGCGGGCGAGCCGCCTGTCGATCCCCGACCGCCTCGACCTCGCCGCCGAGCTGTCGCCGCGCGGCGAGCGCAACCGCGCGCTGCAGGGGCTCACGACGGCAACGCTGCTCGAGCTCTTCCGCGCGCGCATGGTGGCGGCGGCCTCGGAGGCGTCGACCAAGGGCGGCGAAGACGCTTTCGAGCGCCTCGCACCCGTGCGACGCGCGCGGGAGCAGCTCGCCCTGGCCTATGCTACCGTCCGCGACCTGGAGCGGAACGCCAACGCCCATCTCGCCTGGGACAAGCTGCTGCTCCAGCTCGGCGAGCGCGGCCGAGCCTGA
- the tmk gene encoding dTMP kinase, with amino-acid sequence MSVLITIDGVEGAGKSTQATRLADALRRDGHEVVVTREPGGTELGRALRRMLLEDDSPGPTPETELLLYLADRAEHVRRLIQPALERGALVIADRFSDSTIAYQSYGRGIPLETVRRLDAFARGGVSPALTFFLDLPPEEGLARARSVGPADRLERETLEFHRRVREGFLAIAAAEPERVVLLDARLDIAELAQRMAELARARLAAAA; translated from the coding sequence ATGTCGGTCCTCATCACGATCGATGGCGTCGAAGGCGCCGGCAAGAGCACCCAGGCCACGCGTCTGGCGGATGCGCTGCGCCGCGACGGGCACGAGGTCGTGGTGACGCGCGAGCCCGGCGGCACGGAGCTCGGACGCGCGCTGCGCCGCATGCTGCTCGAGGACGACTCGCCGGGACCGACGCCCGAGACCGAGCTCCTGCTCTACCTCGCCGACCGCGCCGAGCACGTCCGGCGGCTGATCCAGCCCGCGCTCGAGCGTGGCGCGCTGGTGATCGCCGACCGCTTCTCGGACTCGACCATCGCCTACCAGAGCTACGGTCGCGGCATCCCGCTCGAGACCGTGCGTCGGCTCGACGCGTTCGCGCGCGGCGGCGTGTCGCCGGCGCTCACCTTCTTCCTCGATCTGCCACCCGAAGAGGGGCTCGCGCGGGCACGATCGGTCGGACCCGCCGATCGCCTCGAGCGCGAGACGCTCGAGTTCCACCGCCGCGTCCGCGAGGGCTTCCTCGCCATCGCCGCCGCCGAGCCCGAGCGCGTCGTGCTGCTCGACGCGCGTCTCGACATCGCAGAGCTCGCGCAGCGGATGGCCGAGCTGGCGCGAGCGCGGCTCGCGGCTGCGGCGTGA
- the hemG gene encoding protoporphyrinogen oxidase: MSAVGGPSSGRRPARLVVVGGGITGLAAAHRAVERTRPGEVEVILLEAQDRLGGVITTQRRDGFLVEGGPDSFISEKPAAIELCKRLGLGGRLIPTNDRFRRTLVVRDGRLIPLPDGFQLLGPTRFLPFLLSPVLSRRGKLVAAKDLVLPRGGPPPGGDESLAHFVRRRLGNEVLERLAQPLVGGIYIADPETLSLASTMPRFLELERRYRSVILGLRAQAKAAGAASGTSGARFGLFVTLADGLTSMVEAIVERLPPGAVRTGMAVRALEPASTDVTASAERPAWRVVPETGAAIEADAVVVALPAHAAARLLAPLDAQLADALGGIAYASSAVVSLAYRRDQVPRVPDAFGFVVPAIEGRRIIAGSFSSVKYAGRAPEDSVLMRLFVGGALQPELFQLGDDEIMRIVREEIRDLLGITSEPSLTWVQRWPQSMPQYAVGHAQRVATIEARAAQLRGLALAGNAYHGVGLADCVASGEAATDRLLASLAGRATAGAAA, encoded by the coding sequence GTGAGCGCCGTGGGCGGCCCGTCGTCCGGACGGCGTCCGGCGCGCCTCGTCGTCGTCGGCGGCGGCATCACCGGGCTCGCCGCCGCGCACCGCGCCGTCGAGCGCACGCGACCGGGTGAGGTCGAGGTGATCCTGCTCGAGGCGCAGGACCGCCTCGGCGGCGTCATCACGACCCAGCGACGCGACGGCTTCCTGGTCGAGGGCGGACCGGACTCCTTCATCAGCGAGAAGCCCGCGGCGATCGAGCTCTGCAAGCGGCTCGGGCTCGGCGGCCGCCTGATCCCGACCAACGACCGCTTCCGGCGCACGCTGGTCGTGCGCGACGGACGCCTGATCCCGCTGCCGGACGGCTTCCAGCTCCTCGGACCGACGCGGTTCCTGCCGTTCCTGCTGTCGCCGGTGCTGTCGCGGCGCGGCAAGCTCGTCGCCGCGAAGGATCTGGTGCTGCCGCGCGGCGGTCCACCGCCGGGTGGCGACGAGAGCCTCGCGCACTTCGTGCGCCGCCGGCTCGGCAACGAGGTGCTCGAGCGTCTTGCGCAGCCGCTCGTCGGCGGCATCTACATCGCCGATCCGGAGACGCTGTCGCTCGCCTCGACCATGCCGCGCTTCCTCGAGCTCGAGCGCCGCTACCGCAGCGTGATCCTCGGCCTGCGCGCGCAGGCGAAGGCGGCTGGTGCGGCCAGCGGCACGAGCGGCGCGCGCTTCGGGCTCTTCGTCACGCTGGCCGACGGTCTGACCTCGATGGTCGAGGCGATCGTCGAGCGTCTGCCGCCGGGCGCCGTGCGCACGGGCATGGCGGTGCGCGCGCTCGAGCCCGCGTCGACGGACGTGACGGCGAGCGCCGAACGACCGGCGTGGCGCGTCGTGCCCGAGACGGGCGCCGCGATCGAAGCCGACGCGGTCGTCGTCGCCCTGCCCGCGCACGCCGCGGCGCGGCTCCTCGCGCCGCTCGACGCGCAGCTCGCCGACGCGCTCGGCGGGATCGCTTACGCGTCGAGCGCCGTGGTGTCGCTCGCGTACCGCCGCGATCAGGTGCCGCGCGTCCCGGACGCGTTCGGCTTCGTCGTGCCCGCGATCGAGGGGCGGCGGATCATCGCGGGCTCGTTCTCGAGCGTCAAGTATGCGGGCCGCGCACCCGAGGACTCGGTGCTGATGCGGCTCTTCGTCGGCGGCGCGCTGCAGCCCGAGCTCTTCCAGCTCGGCGACGACGAGATCATGCGCATCGTGCGCGAGGAGATCCGCGATCTCCTCGGGATCACGAGCGAGCCGTCGCTGACCTGGGTGCAGCGCTGGCCGCAGTCGATGCCGCAGTACGCGGTCGGGCACGCGCAGCGCGTGGCGACGATCGAGGCGCGCGCGGCGCAGCTGCGAGGACTTGCGCTCGCGGGCAACGCCTACCATGGTGTCGGCCTGGCCGATTGCGTCGCGAGCGGCGAGGCCGCCACGGACCGCCTGCTCGCGTCGCTCGCCGGCCGTGCCACGGCGGGCGCCGCGGCGTAA
- the hemH gene encoding ferrochelatase, translating into MIDAVLLIAFGGPTKPDEVRPFLANVTRGRRIPPERLEEVAHHYDLLGGRSPFNELTFRQANALRRRLADEGPDLPVHVGMRNWHPFLAEALRDMARDGVRRALGIILSAHESEAGWHRYVADVAAAREELLTAGERCPEVTFAPGWHDRPGYVQAAAARVREVLERVPEAERATIPLVFTAHSIPTAMAERSPYVEQYTKTARLVAEACGCRRWQIAYQSRSGRPEDPWLEPDVNDVLERLAADGERRVVVAPIGFVCDHVEVLYDLDHEARATAERHGIELLRAGTVADHPEFIGMLATLVREAAARDA; encoded by the coding sequence GTGATTGACGCGGTCCTGCTGATCGCCTTCGGCGGCCCGACCAAGCCCGACGAGGTGCGGCCGTTCCTCGCCAACGTGACGCGCGGACGACGCATCCCGCCCGAGCGTCTCGAAGAGGTCGCGCATCACTACGACCTGCTCGGCGGGCGCTCGCCGTTCAACGAGCTGACCTTCCGTCAAGCAAATGCGCTGCGCCGCCGGCTCGCGGACGAGGGCCCCGACCTGCCCGTGCACGTCGGCATGCGCAACTGGCACCCCTTCCTCGCCGAAGCGCTGCGCGACATGGCGCGCGACGGCGTGCGGCGCGCGCTCGGCATCATCCTCTCGGCGCACGAGTCCGAGGCCGGCTGGCACCGCTACGTCGCCGACGTCGCCGCGGCGCGCGAGGAGCTGCTCACGGCCGGCGAGCGCTGCCCCGAGGTGACGTTCGCGCCGGGCTGGCACGATCGACCGGGTTACGTGCAGGCCGCGGCGGCGCGCGTGCGCGAGGTGCTCGAGCGCGTGCCGGAGGCGGAGCGCGCGACGATCCCGCTCGTCTTCACGGCGCACAGCATTCCGACGGCGATGGCCGAGAGGTCGCCGTACGTCGAGCAGTACACGAAGACTGCCCGGCTCGTTGCCGAGGCGTGCGGCTGCCGACGCTGGCAGATCGCCTACCAGAGCCGCAGCGGACGTCCCGAGGACCCGTGGCTCGAGCCCGACGTCAACGACGTCCTCGAGCGCCTCGCGGCGGACGGCGAGCGTCGTGTCGTCGTCGCGCCGATCGGCTTCGTTTGCGATCATGTCGAGGTGCTGTACGACCTCGACCACGAAGCTCGCGCGACCGCCGAGCGCCACGGCATCGAGCTGCTCCGCGCCGGAACGGTGGCGGACCATCCGGAGTTCATCGGGATGCTCGCGACCCTGGTGCGCGAGGCCGCCGCGCGGGACGCGTGA
- the hemE gene encoding uroporphyrinogen decarboxylase, with protein sequence MPSLAPFLLACRCEPTPYTPVWLMRQAGRYLSEYRAVRERFSFLELCKTPSAAAEVTLQPVDILGVDAAILFADILLVLEPLGLGLSFTKGDGPHIAHPVRTAEQAERLPRVDVEDALSFVLETIRLVKPQLPKRVPLIGFAGAPFTLASYAIEGGGSRNYVHTKRLLYGHPQAFHALMSRLVEVTADYLNAQIRAGVDAVQVFDSWVGNLAPDDYRASVLPHMRELFNRLDPSVPAIHFSTGTSGFIELIAAAGGDVVGLDWRITLDEGWQRIGHHRAVQGNLDPGVLLGPRQVIRERVRELLERAGGRPGHVFNLGHGVLPETPRDNVRALVDAVHELSTRGTSG encoded by the coding sequence ATGCCGTCGCTCGCACCCTTTCTCCTCGCCTGCCGCTGCGAGCCGACGCCGTACACCCCGGTCTGGCTGATGCGCCAGGCGGGGCGCTACCTCAGCGAGTACCGCGCGGTGCGCGAGCGCTTCTCGTTCCTCGAGCTCTGCAAGACGCCGTCCGCCGCCGCCGAGGTGACGCTGCAGCCGGTCGATATCCTCGGCGTCGACGCGGCGATCCTGTTCGCCGACATCCTGCTCGTCCTCGAGCCGCTCGGGCTCGGCCTGTCGTTCACCAAGGGCGACGGTCCGCACATCGCGCACCCCGTACGCACGGCGGAGCAGGCCGAGCGCCTGCCGCGGGTCGACGTCGAGGACGCGCTTTCGTTCGTCCTCGAGACGATTCGCCTCGTCAAGCCACAACTTCCGAAGCGGGTGCCGCTGATCGGCTTCGCCGGCGCTCCGTTCACGCTCGCGTCGTACGCGATCGAGGGCGGCGGCTCGCGCAACTACGTGCACACCAAGCGCCTGCTCTACGGCCACCCGCAGGCGTTCCACGCGCTGATGTCGCGCCTGGTCGAGGTCACGGCGGACTATCTGAATGCGCAGATCCGGGCCGGCGTCGACGCCGTGCAGGTGTTCGACAGCTGGGTCGGCAACCTGGCGCCGGACGACTACCGGGCGAGCGTGCTGCCGCACATGCGCGAGCTGTTCAACCGCCTCGACCCGAGCGTGCCGGCGATCCACTTCAGCACCGGGACGTCGGGCTTCATCGAGCTGATCGCGGCGGCGGGCGGCGACGTCGTCGGGCTCGACTGGCGCATCACGCTCGACGAAGGCTGGCAGCGCATCGGCCACCACCGCGCGGTGCAGGGCAACCTCGATCCCGGCGTTCTGCTCGGACCGCGTCAGGTCATTCGCGAGCGCGTGCGCGAGCTTCTCGAGCGCGCCGGCGGACGCCCCGGGCACGTCTTCAACCTGGGCCACGGCGTCCTGCCCGAGACGCCGCGCGACAACGTCCGCGCCCTGGTCGACGCCGTGCACGAGCTGAGCACGCGCGGCACCTCGGGATGA
- a CDS encoding uroporphyrinogen-III synthase, translating to MDETAGERGALEGLRVVAFESRRAAEIERLLTRHGADVLLAPALREVPLEATPAALELVERLERGELDVVVLTTGVGTRALVEAVRERCAPERLAELLRRVPIVARGPKPVAALRTLGLEPTVRVPEPNTWRELLETVDRELPVRGLRVAVQEYGQPNRALLDGLAARGADVLRVPVYRWVLPEDLAPLRTAIARITARTVDVAVFTTAVQVAHLLRVADEQPGGADAVLAALREAIVVAAIGPTTAEALTEAGLEPDVVPEHPKLGPLAVAIAEQAPRLVARKRGERAEVACPPQPKR from the coding sequence ATGGACGAGACGGCGGGCGAGCGCGGGGCGCTCGAAGGCCTGCGCGTGGTCGCGTTCGAGAGCCGGCGTGCGGCGGAGATCGAGCGCCTGCTCACGCGCCACGGGGCCGACGTTCTGCTCGCGCCGGCGCTGCGCGAGGTGCCGCTCGAAGCGACCCCGGCGGCGCTCGAGCTGGTCGAGCGCCTCGAGCGCGGCGAGCTCGACGTCGTCGTCCTGACGACGGGCGTCGGCACCCGGGCGCTCGTCGAGGCGGTGCGCGAGCGCTGCGCGCCCGAGCGCCTCGCCGAGCTCCTGCGGAGGGTGCCGATCGTCGCGCGCGGTCCGAAGCCGGTCGCGGCGCTGCGCACGCTCGGCCTCGAGCCGACCGTGCGGGTGCCCGAGCCCAACACCTGGCGGGAGCTGCTCGAGACGGTCGACCGCGAGCTGCCGGTGCGCGGCCTGCGCGTCGCGGTCCAGGAGTACGGCCAGCCGAACCGCGCGCTGCTCGACGGCCTCGCCGCGCGCGGCGCCGATGTGCTGCGCGTCCCCGTCTACCGCTGGGTGCTGCCGGAGGACCTGGCTCCGCTGCGCACCGCCATCGCCCGCATCACGGCGCGCACGGTGGACGTCGCCGTCTTCACCACCGCGGTGCAGGTCGCGCACCTGCTCCGGGTCGCCGACGAGCAGCCCGGCGGCGCCGACGCGGTGCTGGCCGCGCTTCGCGAGGCGATCGTGGTCGCCGCGATCGGACCGACGACGGCCGAGGCGCTCACGGAGGCGGGCCTCGAGCCCGACGTCGTGCCCGAGCACCCGAAGCTCGGTCCGCTGGCCGTGGCGATCGCCGAGCAGGCGCCGCGGCTCGTGGCGCGCAAGCGCGGCGAGCGCGCGGAAGTCGCTTGTCCACCGCAGCCCAAACGCTAG
- a CDS encoding DNA gyrase inhibitor YacG, with protein MRVVKCPQCGTDVDWASAPYRPFCSERCRLIDLGAWLDEKYVIPGPLEDESVDIEEEAEPAGRANGHDDDD; from the coding sequence ATGCGGGTCGTCAAGTGCCCACAGTGCGGAACCGACGTCGACTGGGCCTCGGCGCCGTACCGCCCGTTCTGCTCCGAGCGCTGCCGCCTGATCGACCTCGGCGCGTGGCTCGACGAGAAGTACGTCATCCCCGGTCCCCTCGAGGACGAGAGCGTCGACATCGAGGAAGAGGCGGAGCCCGCCGGGCGCGCGAACGGGCATGACGACGACGACTGA
- the lpxA gene encoding acyl-ACP--UDP-N-acetylglucosamine O-acyltransferase, giving the protein MTTTTDARRPPQVDPRAVVSPDAVLGDGVTVGPFAIIEAGVVVGARTRIWPHAYICSGTTLGRDNVVHMGVVLGHEPQDKAYDGAPTRLVIGDRNVFREGVQVHRGTAAGSETVIGNDCYLMTNAHVAHNCRLEDGVIMATGAVLGGHASVGERAFISGNALVHQHTRVGRIAMLQGGCAVSKDVPPFCTTRIGKNTVAGVNVVGLRRAGFSREAIMAIRRAFRTLFLGRPNLSLARERLIVQEEERGGLAPEVREMLDFIASARHGVCAGPRREAADDED; this is encoded by the coding sequence ATGACGACGACGACTGACGCGCGACGTCCCCCGCAGGTCGACCCGCGCGCCGTCGTCAGCCCCGACGCCGTCCTCGGCGACGGCGTCACCGTGGGGCCGTTCGCGATCATCGAGGCGGGCGTCGTGGTCGGCGCGCGGACGCGCATCTGGCCGCACGCCTACATCTGCTCGGGGACGACGCTCGGCCGCGACAACGTCGTCCACATGGGGGTCGTGCTCGGTCACGAGCCGCAGGACAAGGCCTACGACGGCGCCCCGACGCGGCTCGTGATCGGCGACCGCAACGTCTTCCGCGAGGGCGTGCAGGTGCACCGCGGCACGGCGGCGGGCAGCGAGACCGTGATCGGCAACGACTGCTACCTGATGACCAACGCCCACGTGGCGCACAACTGCCGCCTCGAGGACGGCGTCATCATGGCGACCGGCGCCGTGCTCGGCGGACACGCCAGCGTCGGCGAGCGCGCGTTCATCTCGGGCAACGCCCTCGTCCACCAGCACACGCGCGTCGGACGGATCGCGATGCTGCAGGGCGGCTGCGCGGTGTCGAAGGACGTGCCGCCGTTTTGCACGACGCGGATCGGCAAGAACACGGTCGCTGGCGTGAACGTCGTCGGGCTGCGGCGCGCGGGGTTCTCGCGCGAGGCGATCATGGCGATCCGGCGCGCGTTCCGGACGCTGTTCCTCGGTCGGCCGAACCTGTCGCTGGCGCGCGAGCGGCTGATCGTGCAGGAGGAGGAGCGCGGCGGTCTCGCGCCGGAGGTGCGCGAGATGCTCGACTTCATCGCGAGCGCGCGCCACGGCGTCTGCGCCGGTCCGCGTCGGGAAGCCGCGGACGACGAGGACTGA
- a CDS encoding VOC family protein: protein MAVNYVPEGHSTVSPYLVTRHAAKVIEMMKSALGGEELMRATRPNGEIQHAEVKIGDSVVMIGEANADFPPMPCMVHVYVPDCDAAYRRALAAGATSLRAPADQYYGDRSAGVVDVAGNQWWFATHVEDLSLEEIERRGQAQAKSA, encoded by the coding sequence ATGGCCGTCAACTACGTGCCCGAGGGACACTCGACCGTGTCGCCGTACCTCGTCACGCGCCACGCCGCGAAGGTCATCGAGATGATGAAGAGCGCGCTCGGCGGCGAGGAGCTGATGCGCGCGACGCGGCCGAACGGCGAGATCCAGCACGCCGAGGTCAAGATCGGCGACTCGGTGGTGATGATCGGCGAGGCCAACGCCGACTTCCCGCCCATGCCGTGCATGGTGCACGTCTACGTCCCGGACTGCGACGCGGCGTACCGGCGCGCGCTCGCCGCGGGCGCGACGTCGCTGCGCGCGCCCGCGGACCAGTACTACGGCGACCGTAGCGCCGGCGTGGTCGACGTCGCGGGCAACCAGTGGTGGTTCGCGACGCACGTCGAGGATCTTTCGCTCGAGGAGATCGAGCGGCGCGGTCAGGCGCAGGCGAAGAGCGCATAG
- a CDS encoding helix-turn-helix transcriptional regulator — MPQEPSARIVVEKIDSEYGRWTYAGWRPPHLAGFVERFWYSAGTSVAPRERILPNGLVELAVCLGGPHRLVEGSGPPLLQVCITGLLTRPMIIEHPTYHRVLGLRFHPAGAYAVLAMPMREVSDRTVELRDLLGKAGDELAERCHDAPTIERCFQIAADWIVERIQRSRGLDPAVACSVGRIEQTGGRVPIAELREATGYSKTRLANAFREQIGVAPKVYARIVRYRRALALLDAGARSLADVALEAGYYDQSHMTTEFRELGGLTPRDFLAAHYPGSTTAVEF, encoded by the coding sequence TTGCCGCAGGAGCCGAGCGCGCGCATCGTCGTCGAGAAGATCGACTCGGAGTACGGCCGCTGGACGTACGCCGGCTGGCGTCCGCCGCACCTCGCCGGCTTCGTCGAGCGCTTCTGGTACAGCGCCGGGACGTCGGTCGCGCCGCGCGAGCGCATCTTGCCGAACGGCCTCGTCGAGCTCGCGGTCTGCCTCGGCGGACCGCACCGTCTGGTCGAGGGCAGCGGCCCGCCGCTGCTGCAGGTCTGCATCACCGGGCTCTTGACGCGCCCGATGATCATCGAGCACCCGACCTACCACCGCGTCCTCGGGCTGCGCTTCCATCCCGCGGGCGCGTACGCGGTGCTCGCGATGCCGATGCGCGAGGTGAGCGACCGCACCGTGGAGCTGCGCGACCTCCTCGGCAAGGCGGGCGACGAGCTCGCGGAGCGCTGCCACGACGCGCCGACGATCGAGCGCTGCTTCCAGATCGCGGCCGACTGGATCGTCGAGCGCATCCAGCGCTCGCGCGGCCTCGATCCCGCGGTCGCGTGCAGCGTCGGTCGCATCGAGCAGACCGGCGGTCGCGTGCCGATCGCCGAGCTTCGCGAGGCGACCGGGTACTCGAAGACGCGGCTCGCGAACGCGTTTCGCGAGCAGATCGGCGTCGCGCCGAAGGTCTATGCGCGCATCGTGCGCTATCGCCGCGCGCTCGCGCTGCTCGACGCCGGCGCGCGCTCGCTCGCCGACGTCGCGCTCGAGGCCGGCTACTACGACCAGTCGCACATGACGACGGAGTTCCGCGAGCTCGGCGGGCTCACGCCGCGCGACTTCCTCGCCGCGCACTACCCGGGCAGCACGACGGCGGTCGAGTTCTGA
- a CDS encoding class I SAM-dependent methyltransferase, translating into MKPDEQGFEKLYGELASWWPLLSPPEHYAEEAAIYRDLMIAACDEPPRSLLELGSGGGNNASHLKAWFTMTLVERSPGMLDVSQALNPECEHVLGDMRDVRLGRTFDAVFVHDAIAYMTTLADLERAMRTAFVHCRPGGAALFAPDAVRETFRPTTHAGGHDGVTRSLRYLEWIWDPDPEDSTYVADFAYLLREASGTPRVVHDRHVVGLFARADWMRLLREVGFEPECVPLVHSEVPEGRHEMFVARRPRR; encoded by the coding sequence ATGAAACCGGACGAGCAGGGCTTCGAGAAGCTCTACGGCGAGCTCGCCTCGTGGTGGCCGCTGCTGTCGCCCCCCGAGCACTACGCGGAGGAAGCCGCGATCTACCGTGACCTGATGATCGCCGCCTGCGACGAGCCGCCGCGCTCGCTGCTCGAGCTCGGCAGCGGCGGCGGCAACAACGCGAGCCACCTGAAGGCGTGGTTCACGATGACGCTGGTCGAGCGCTCTCCCGGTATGCTTGACGTCAGCCAGGCGCTCAACCCGGAGTGCGAGCACGTGCTCGGCGACATGCGCGACGTGCGCCTCGGCCGCACGTTCGACGCCGTGTTCGTGCACGACGCGATCGCCTACATGACGACGCTCGCCGATCTCGAGCGCGCGATGCGCACCGCGTTCGTCCACTGCCGTCCGGGCGGCGCGGCGCTGTTCGCGCCCGACGCCGTCCGCGAGACGTTCCGGCCGACGACGCACGCGGGCGGCCACGACGGCGTGACGCGCAGCCTGCGCTACCTCGAGTGGATCTGGGACCCGGACCCCGAGGACTCGACCTACGTCGCGGACTTCGCCTACCTGCTGCGCGAGGCGTCCGGCACGCCGCGCGTCGTGCACGACCGGCACGTCGTCGGGCTGTTCGCGCGCGCCGACTGGATGCGACTCCTGCGCGAGGTCGGCTTCGAGCCGGAGTGCGTGCCGCTCGTGCACAGCGAGGTGCCCGAGGGACGGCACGAGATGTTCGTCGCCCGCCGGCCGCGCCGCTAG